Sequence from the Populus nigra chromosome 17, ddPopNigr1.1, whole genome shotgun sequence genome:
atcaattcacaaataaaaattaaatacaaatttgaATAGTTTCCCTTTGACACTTCCTGAGACTCGAGTTGCAtgaagttaaaaattataatacctgaccaaatttgaattttaaactccagtataaattttcaaaaaacattctCTATTTAAgtctaaaaaatagaaaaatctctTATATTGTTTCATtgaatgattatatatattatatctatTCGTTTGAGTTCGTAAGGTGATTggataaagaatttaaaataaaaaattatccaaatatCCATAGTCATCGAAACTGCAggaaaaaagtatattaaaaaaaaacataggataAGAATAGATCCTCATAagaactataataaaaaattaaaatgaaaaataccaCACCTAAGCCAACCGATGAACAACATAGAAAAAGTATGAAGGTAAGGCACGcattacaaaataatatttaaggaaacaaaaacaagaaagaatatCAAGAATCAGAAATCTTCCTTAAATAATAAGAGagtattattttcttgatcagGAAGATTTCTAAATTACATTGTAAGAACAATACATGGAATCAAACAggcaaaataatcattaattagAACAAGGGCAAACCtcaaaaaaataaccttaaaaagaattatatctAAACAATCTTGATATCTCAATTGAAGCCTTtaactataattatttaaaaaaagatgttaaattTCTGAAGAAAAAGggtcatttattatttaaaaaattagtacaATTTGAATGGAATCAATACTTAATTGAAACTTTCTGAAACTCAGTCTACTTAGAGGATAAGATTgatataaagttttatttagatACAAAATTAGACTGTACATAGGTTGAGGGCGTTTTCGAGGTTTGCCCTTGGAGGCTAGCAAAATTAAGAGTTAAAAACGTGTTAAAAAGCTTGCGAGGCAAAGTCATCAAAACCACACAAAGAGGGGAGGGATCAAGGAAGAGAAACGAAAATGGGAATCATGGCGAAGGCCAGAAGCAGCAAAAACAACAGTGAAAATTGGGGCATGGAGGGCTTGCTCCTAGTCTTCTTCCCTGAAGACACCTCCACCGCCGACGCCGACGCCACTGCTCCATTCTGCCCCTCCTCTCCATCAACCCCATCACTGGCTACTCCCAACAGTAACtcatcaaaaataattaaaaggacCAACTCAAACAACCCCATAATCACGAAGACTCAATCCACCATCTCGATTTGTGCTCTTTTACTCTTCCTCACCCTCCTTCTCTTCACTCTCTCAACTTTTGAACCCGCAATCCCCAACCCGTCCACCACCATTAGTATCAACAAAACCCCACGTAGATTCTTGTCTCAAAACAAGCTTAAACCCACCAAAACCAGTTACTTCTCTATGTTTTCAAGAACATTTTGGCCAAAAGATGATAAAAGAAGTGAAAAGTTTCGTTCTTTATTTGCTTTACAAGGAATGGGCAAGCTTTACAGGCGTGGGACTAGAGCAATGAGTGATCTTGTTGTTGCTCATGTAATGGAAGAGACTACTGAAGCTGAATTTAGACTCTTTTTAAGAGTCTTGCATCGGTCAGGTCTCACGGCAAGAGCTGATGCTGTCTTTGTCTTTCCTTCCTCTTTATTCGCTACAAGATTTCAATCATTGATTCAAGAAGAGAATGACTCGTTCTTGAAACTTGTTAATTACTACAAACAATTGAATAGAACGAGTCAGGACTCCGTGTTGGCGTCGAGTTTTGACGTGAGTCAGTTTTTGAAGAGTGGGAAGAAGCAGATGGGTGAGCCTCTGTGGGGAAAGAGAATTAGAGTTGATGGCAATGGCAATTCTAGTGAGTCGGGGGAGGGCGAGGGTGAGTTGACTCTGTTGAGTTATGGCTCAGTGGTGGGTTTTGATGCGAGTGAGCTTGACCCGGAAAATTCACTTGCGGGGTTTCTAGACTATGTGCCAATGAGTTTGAGAAGATGGGCTTGTTATCCAATGTTACTCGGCCGAGTTAGGAGAAACTTCAAGCATGTAATGTTAGTGGATGTCAAAAAAGTGGTTTTTTTCAGAGACCCACTCGGCCAAGTCAGGAACCGGAGTCCAGAGTCGGTGTATATTAGAATAAAACAAGAAAGTTGTTCGAACAAGCATCACAGGAAAAACTCGGAGCAAACTCAGTCCAATTGTCAAGTTAACTCAGCGATCTTGATGGGTGGAGCACGGGGAATTCGGAGATTGTCTAGCGCAATGTTAACTGAGATCGCTCGAGCAGCCATGCAACACAAGAAGAAGAGCTCAGTTACAGAGTCAGGGATATTAACTCAACTCGTCGACAAGGTGCATATATTGAAGATTATTGACTTGATTACAGCGACCGAGTCAATCCCGGGTATGAGTTCACTCACTGGCTCAAACTCGTCTTTGTGGAATAATTATAGTATAATCCAACTCGGGGTTAATAGTAATTATGATATGATTAACTCAATTATTACAAGGCAAATATGTTCATGGGAAGTAGAATCTTCTGTTTATAGTGATTGTTAATCAGCAAATTACAAAGAAGaaatagattattattttttattttttagaaaagaaattgcATAATCATCTCTCTATGGTTGTGTTTCTTAATCCACAAGCAGGTTTGTTTCTTACGTGTAAATGATATTGgtgaaaatattattgaatttctGGAATCGGAATGCtaattgtaaattattttgatatcagaagGATGCAAAGATGACAAGAAATTgtcaaaattaataatcatgatTTTGTCTTGTACAagccaaaaaaaacattatataatactaattaaattcattagagttgttttttttaagtattttttattcagaaatatattaaaataatttttttagtttttaaaaattattttttaatactaaaatatcaaaacgaattaaaaatatataaaaaaataatttttaaaaaaagttgtttccAAGAGCTATCTTAGTCTCTaccttaataattaatttcagttACTCCCTTGAGCTCATGTTTATCTAATCAATTACCATATACAAGTGAATGAAATTCGAGTTTAACCAACTAGAAATCTTGTGAGGAAAGATATATTGTGGGTTTTGCTGGAAATCTCATACCATTCATTCAAATTATGGTATGAACAAGCAATTAAAGAGTTCATAATAAATTAAGGAGGGGGAAACCATGGCGTAGCGTTGATTTATTGTGGTTAAAGTTACTTCACGATGCAATAAGCTATATTGGAGGTAAGGCtagctttgttttctttaatattttatcggATTCAAAtctacaaaaccaaaaaaaaaaatagcgtGAACTTGTGGAGGGAAAATGATATTCACGGTCAACTTTATTATATTCCTAAGTTTTTTGTGAATAATTTATCTATgagattgatttttaattaccTAAAAAGGATGCAATAAATAACCCTTAATTATGCACGCTAATGCTTCCTCCAAAATTGACCCATTTGTAAAGAATGGATCCT
This genomic interval carries:
- the LOC133676459 gene encoding uncharacterized protein LOC133676459; amino-acid sequence: MGIMAKARSSKNNSENWGMEGLLLVFFPEDTSTADADATAPFCPSSPSTPSLATPNSNSSKIIKRTNSNNPIITKTQSTISICALLLFLTLLLFTLSTFEPAIPNPSTTISINKTPRRFLSQNKLKPTKTSYFSMFSRTFWPKDDKRSEKFRSLFALQGMGKLYRRGTRAMSDLVVAHVMEETTEAEFRLFLRVLHRSGLTARADAVFVFPSSLFATRFQSLIQEENDSFLKLVNYYKQLNRTSQDSVLASSFDVSQFLKSGKKQMGEPLWGKRIRVDGNGNSSESGEGEGELTLLSYGSVVGFDASELDPENSLAGFLDYVPMSLRRWACYPMLLGRVRRNFKHVMLVDVKKVVFFRDPLGQVRNRSPESVYIRIKQESCSNKHHRKNSEQTQSNCQVNSAILMGGARGIRRLSSAMLTEIARAAMQHKKKSSVTESGILTQLVDKVHILKIIDLITATESIPGMSSLTGSNSSLWNNYSIIQLGVNSNYDMINSIITRQICSWEVESSVYSDC